In Phenylobacterium zucineum HLK1, one DNA window encodes the following:
- a CDS encoding dodecin, whose protein sequence is MSQDNTYGVSEIVGSSQNSIEDAIRSAIAKATQDRRHIRWFEVIETRGHVEDGQVAHFQVALKLGYTLED, encoded by the coding sequence ATGAGCCAGGACAACACCTACGGCGTCAGCGAGATCGTGGGTTCGTCCCAGAACTCGATCGAGGACGCCATCCGCAGCGCCATCGCCAAGGCCACGCAGGACCGCCGTCACATCCGCTGGTTCGAGGTGATCGAGACCCGCGGCCACGTCGAGGACGGTCAGGTCGCCCATTTCCAGGTGGCGCTGAAGCTGGGCTACACCCTGGAAGACTGA
- a CDS encoding FAD-dependent oxidoreductase, producing MQRTRTEGPEYFHKVVDCQWACPAHTPVPEYIRLIAEGRYADAYMINWRSNVFPGVLGRTCDRPCEPACRRGRVEEEPVAICRLKRVAADNKGDVLARMPEPALARNGRRVALVGAGPASLTVARDLATLGYELVLYDAEARPGGFIRSQIPRFRLPEEVIDEEVGYVTRLGGVELRLGQPVDSLKALLGEGYDAVFVGSGAPRGRDLDLPGRQEAAANIHIGIDWLSSVSFGHIEKIGRRVIVLGGGNTAMDCCRTSRRLGGQDVKVIVRSGFDEMKASPWEKEDAIHEDIPILNYRVPKEFTHENGRLTGVVFEVVEARYDDMGRRKLVPSGAPDEHHECDDVLIAVGQENAFPWIERDIGLEFDEWGLPKVDPATMRSTIPNVFFGGDAAFGPKNIIWAVAHGHEAAVSIHRLCEGQDVAERPPPHASLVSQKMGIHEWSYDNDVSNDRRYRVPMREKAEALTNVRLEVELGFDRDLALREAERCLNCDVQTVFADKLCIECDACVDICPMDCITFTEDGEEDELRGRLKAPALNPEQDLYASGRLGTGRIMVKDEDVCLHCGLCAERCPTGAWDMQKFYLETTQAEGACRSR from the coding sequence TTGCAGCGCACGCGTACCGAGGGGCCCGAGTACTTCCACAAGGTGGTCGACTGCCAGTGGGCCTGTCCGGCGCACACGCCGGTGCCCGAGTACATCCGGCTGATCGCCGAGGGGCGGTACGCCGACGCCTACATGATCAACTGGCGGTCCAACGTCTTTCCCGGCGTGCTGGGGCGGACCTGCGACCGGCCCTGCGAGCCCGCCTGCCGTCGCGGCCGGGTCGAGGAGGAGCCGGTGGCGATCTGCCGGCTCAAGCGCGTGGCGGCCGACAACAAGGGCGACGTGCTGGCGCGGATGCCCGAGCCGGCGCTGGCCCGCAACGGCCGGCGGGTGGCCCTGGTGGGGGCCGGCCCCGCCTCCCTGACGGTGGCCAGGGACCTCGCGACCCTGGGCTACGAGCTGGTGCTCTACGACGCCGAGGCCCGGCCGGGCGGCTTCATCCGCAGCCAGATTCCCCGTTTCCGCCTGCCGGAGGAGGTGATCGACGAGGAGGTGGGCTACGTCACCCGTCTGGGCGGCGTGGAGCTGCGGCTGGGCCAGCCGGTGGACAGCCTGAAGGCCCTGCTGGGCGAGGGATACGACGCGGTGTTCGTCGGCTCGGGCGCGCCGCGCGGCCGGGACCTGGACCTTCCGGGCCGGCAGGAGGCCGCGGCCAACATCCACATCGGCATCGACTGGCTGAGCTCGGTCTCGTTCGGCCACATCGAGAAGATCGGCCGGCGGGTCATCGTGCTGGGCGGCGGCAACACGGCCATGGACTGCTGCCGCACCTCCCGGCGCCTGGGCGGCCAGGACGTGAAGGTGATCGTCCGCTCCGGCTTCGACGAGATGAAGGCCTCGCCCTGGGAGAAGGAGGACGCGATCCACGAGGACATCCCGATCCTCAACTATCGCGTCCCGAAGGAATTCACCCACGAGAACGGCCGCCTGACCGGCGTCGTCTTCGAGGTCGTCGAGGCCCGATACGACGACATGGGCCGGCGCAAGCTGGTTCCCTCGGGCGCGCCGGACGAGCACCACGAATGCGACGACGTGCTGATCGCCGTGGGCCAGGAGAACGCCTTCCCCTGGATCGAGCGCGACATCGGCCTGGAGTTCGACGAGTGGGGCCTGCCGAAGGTGGACCCCGCGACCATGCGCTCGACCATCCCCAACGTCTTCTTCGGCGGCGATGCGGCCTTCGGGCCGAAGAACATCATCTGGGCCGTGGCGCACGGCCACGAGGCGGCGGTCTCGATCCACCGGCTGTGCGAGGGGCAGGACGTGGCCGAGCGGCCGCCGCCGCACGCCAGCCTGGTCAGCCAGAAGATGGGCATCCACGAGTGGAGCTACGACAACGACGTCTCCAACGACCGCCGCTACCGCGTGCCGATGCGCGAGAAGGCCGAGGCGCTGACGAACGTGCGGCTGGAGGTCGAGCTGGGCTTCGACCGCGACCTGGCCCTGCGCGAGGCCGAGCGGTGCCTGAACTGCGACGTGCAGACGGTGTTCGCCGACAAGCTGTGCATCGAGTGCGACGCCTGCGTCGACATCTGTCCGATGGACTGCATCACCTTCACCGAGGACGGGGAGGAGGATGAGCTGCGCGGCCGGCTCAAGGCGCCCGCGCTGAACCCCGAGCAGGACCTCTACGCCTCGGGCCGGCTGGGCACCGGGCGGATCATGGTCAAGGACGAGGACGTCTGCCTGCACTGCGGCCTGTGCGCCGAGCGGTGCCCGACCGGCGCCTGGGACATGCAGAAGTTCTATCTCGAGACCACCCAGGCGGAGGGCGCATGCCGGAGCCGGTGA